ATGGGAATGGCCTATAGCACGGTGTATAGTAGAGACGAATAATTATTCGTCTCTACATCTTAGGAATATATTGCAGGATAGAAGGGGAGGAGGTGCAATTAGAGGGGGAAGTAGAGGCGGATGAAAATTATTTTGGGGGTCGTAGACGAGATAAGCGAGGAAGAGGTGCAGGCGGAAAGATACCCGTATTTGGGATAATTGAGCGAGAGGGGTGGGTGAAGGTAGAGGTAGTGCCAGATGTTAAGGCGGAGACTTTATTGAAGGAGATAGAGAAGAAAATAAGGCGGGGGAGCATTATTTATACAGATCAATATAAAGCGTATGATACTTTAGTTATGCATCGGGATTATTTCAAGCATTTACGGATAGATAAGAGTCAACGATTTGCGAATGGTCGGGTGTATATAAATGGGATAGAGAGTTTTGGAGTTATACGAAGGAGCGGTTGCAGAAATTTCATGGAGTGAGTGCAAGATATTTTGAATATTACCTGAAAGAATTAGAATTTCGTTATAATCATCGGGATGAAGATTT
This is a stretch of genomic DNA from Candidatus Hydrogenedens sp.. It encodes these proteins:
- a CDS encoding IS1595 family transposase, whose translation is MQLEGEVEADENYFGGRRRDKRGRGAGGKIPVFGIIEREGWVKVEVVPDVKAETLLKEIEKKIRRGSIIYTDQYKAYDTLVMHRDYFKHLRIDKSQRFANGRVYINGIESFGVIRRSGCRNFME